In a genomic window of Vanessa tameamea isolate UH-Manoa-2023 chromosome 31, ilVanTame1 primary haplotype, whole genome shotgun sequence:
- the LOC113396838 gene encoding histone chaperone asf1: protein MAKVHITNVVVLDNPSPFFNPFQFELTFECIEELKEDLEWKMIYVGSAESEEHDQVLDTIYVGPIPEGRHMFVFQAPPPDVTRIPENDALGVTVVLLACSYRGQEFVRVGYYINNEYNESEPELRENPPAKPQFDKVVRNILASEPRVTRFKINWAEPDAAVATDSGDGNLEMSHAPSNDSYGASFNADSQISGTEFQGSLSGYGDNSNSIAPMEC from the coding sequence ATGGCTAAAGTGCACATAACCAACGTCGTGGTGCTGGACAATCCCAGTCCGTTTTTTAACCCTTTCCAATTTGAGTTGACCTTCGAATGCATAGAAGAACTCAAGGAAGATCTCGAATGGAAAATGATATACGTCGGTTCGGCGGAATCGGAAGAACACGACCAGGTATTAGACACGATTTATGTAGGACCGATACCAGAAGGAAGACACATGTTTGTCTTCCAAGCCCCACCGCCAGACGTCACACGCATACCAGAAAACGACGCACTGGGTGTCACCGTGGTGCTACTGGCGTGTTCATATAGGGGACAGGAGTTCGTCAGAGTcggttattatattaataacgaatACAATGAAAGTGAGCCGGAATTACGCGAGAATCCTCCAGCAAAACCACAGTTCGATAAAGTAGTTAGAAATATTTTGGCTTCAGAACCAAGAGTGACTAGGTTTAAGATTAACTGGGCTGAACCGGACGCAGCTGTTGCAACGGACAGCGGAGACGGCAATTTGGAAATGTCACATGCACCGAGTAATGATTCCTATGGTGCTTCTTTCAATGCTGATAGTCAAATAAGCGGTACTGAGTTCCAGGGTAGCCTAAGTGGTTACGGAGACAATTCAAATTCAATCGCTCCGATGGAGTGTTGA